A genomic segment from Moorena sp. SIOASIH encodes:
- a CDS encoding ATP-binding protein — MPNNPFIVGQPVPPERFVGRTALIKTAFDQISNRSNLSLWGGPGIGKSSFLELLTWPEIWRMHQTDLSEAVIVLLNCLSIHPFTGSGFWGKVLSLIKTKLDTNPGLQADIDRLVQDGKSTAEDFRKVLGKLGAHNKFLVLLVDDYDAVFLPHETYTEADMKAFLSQCRTVANLAKERQYLSMIVTSSRRLNELGPSLTPGQSPWYNQYMFRQLKPFTKNEVDALLLGMPMTPALRDGIAEIADGHPGLLQNAGYLLYQELQAGGDLKPATFAEKFKETTVHIFQAMWELSNPIEQTLLMLIALSELKGRLPNQRYDISDLDNIFSQQELELNALVGQGVIKRQDTENKISYSFASSIMEWWVVKKIQNSNETELEQRKKVFLNVMSSKQAEKVTKAIRWLWNNKDQVPPILGWIGTVAAALPI; from the coding sequence ATGCCAAACAATCCCTTCATTGTCGGTCAGCCAGTCCCCCCAGAGCGTTTTGTGGGACGAACTGCTCTGATTAAAACCGCTTTCGATCAAATCTCCAACCGCAGTAACCTATCCCTGTGGGGAGGTCCAGGAATTGGAAAGTCTTCCTTTCTGGAATTACTGACATGGCCAGAAATCTGGCGAATGCACCAGACCGACCTATCGGAAGCAGTAATTGTGTTGTTAAATTGCCTCAGTATCCATCCCTTCACTGGGTCTGGCTTCTGGGGAAAGGTCTTGAGCTTGATTAAAACTAAACTGGACACCAATCCAGGGCTGCAAGCAGATATCGATAGATTAGTCCAAGACGGAAAAAGCACTGCTGAAGATTTCCGCAAAGTCTTGGGTAAGCTGGGAGCACACAATAAATTCCTAGTATTGCTAGTTGATGATTATGATGCTGTTTTTCTCCCTCATGAAACCTACACTGAAGCTGACATGAAAGCCTTTCTAAGTCAGTGTCGCACCGTAGCCAATTTGGCTAAGGAAAGGCAATATCTTTCGATGATTGTTACGTCTTCTCGCCGTCTTAATGAACTTGGGCCGAGTCTCACTCCAGGTCAATCCCCGTGGTACAATCAATATATGTTTCGACAACTTAAGCCATTTACCAAAAATGAAGTAGATGCTCTGCTACTGGGTATGCCCATGACACCAGCTTTGCGGGATGGTATTGCCGAGATTGCTGATGGACACCCAGGCTTGCTACAGAATGCCGGTTATCTGCTTTACCAAGAGTTACAAGCTGGAGGAGACCTCAAACCTGCTACCTTTGCCGAAAAGTTTAAAGAAACAACCGTACATATCTTTCAAGCAATGTGGGAACTATCTAATCCCATCGAGCAAACGTTGTTAATGCTAATTGCCCTGTCTGAACTAAAGGGTCGATTGCCTAATCAGCGCTACGATATCAGTGATTTAGATAACATTTTTAGTCAGCAGGAGCTAGAGTTAAATGCTCTAGTGGGGCAAGGAGTAATTAAACGTCAAGACACTGAAAATAAGATTAGTTATTCCTTTGCATCTTCTATTATGGAGTGGTGGGTGGTCAAAAAAATCCAGAATAGCAATGAAACTGAACTAGAACAACGAAAGAAAGTATTTCTGAATGTGATGAGTTCAAAGCAAGCAGAAAAAGTTACTAAAGCCATTCGTTGGTTATGGAACAACAAAGACCAGGTGCCACCTATCCTAGGATGGATTGGAACAGTGGCAGCTGCCCTTCCAATATGA
- the larB gene encoding nickel pincer cofactor biosynthesis protein LarB codes for MTQPEALKSLLEAVAAGDLSPTVALDKLKDFTYEEVGDFAKIDHHRTLRTGFPEVIWGEGKTPDQIAQIMAVMRQRNPVVMATRITPEVATELESKVPELQYYSTARICAIAPSQLEPKYAGIISLISAGTSDLPVAQEAAITAELCGFQVKRLWDVGVAGIHRLLNNRQMIAEADVLIVVAGMEGALPSVVAGMADCPVIAVPTSVGYGASFGGMAPLLTMLNSCAPGIGVVNIDNGFGAAVLAGQILRTGNKLQS; via the coding sequence ATGACTCAACCCGAAGCACTAAAATCTCTACTGGAAGCGGTTGCGGCTGGTGACCTTAGCCCAACTGTTGCTCTAGATAAACTGAAGGATTTTACCTACGAAGAAGTGGGTGATTTTGCCAAAATTGACCACCACCGCACTTTAAGAACTGGATTTCCTGAGGTAATTTGGGGAGAGGGAAAAACCCCTGACCAAATTGCTCAGATTATGGCGGTAATGCGCCAGCGGAATCCGGTAGTAATGGCCACACGGATTACACCAGAGGTGGCAACAGAGCTAGAGTCAAAAGTCCCAGAGTTACAGTATTATTCCACAGCTCGGATTTGTGCGATCGCACCATCCCAGCTCGAACCTAAGTATGCCGGTATCATTAGTCTAATTTCCGCTGGCACATCAGATTTACCAGTAGCTCAGGAAGCCGCAATAACCGCTGAGTTATGTGGGTTTCAGGTCAAGCGCCTTTGGGATGTGGGGGTAGCTGGTATCCACCGCTTGCTGAATAATCGACAGATGATTGCCGAGGCCGATGTCTTAATTGTCGTAGCTGGGATGGAAGGAGCATTGCCCAGTGTGGTAGCTGGCATGGCCGATTGTCCAGTGATTGCCGTTCCGACTAGTGTCGGCTATGGAGCCAGTTTTGGTGGTATGGCACCCCTGTTAACGATGTTGAATTCTTGCGCACCAGGGATAGGAGTAGTGAATATTGATAATGGCTTTGGTGCTGCTGTCTTAGCTGGACAGATTCTTAGGACTGGTAATAAGTTGCAGAGTTGA
- a CDS encoding ATP-binding protein: MTTTTVRESPFIINPYIVGRPISEPELFFGRGEEFGFIEDNLRQGAKVILFQGQRRIGKSSVLIQIPNFVGQDDFVFVQFDLHDQSQLSLSRVLYSLGQAIINQLQLESDPSKLPTVTELETNPTRFADSFLPKVYQELGDKKLVLLLDEFDVLSSDYPTSSSKESSAETFFPYLQSLIKQDQRLFIIPFIGRQLDDISKFMGFFKEAPNKRIEVLSERSARELITEPAKGSLPYESEAIDAILALASGHPYFTQVICHALFAQARTEQKWQVTRDDVTRIVDDAIEIGEAGLIWFRNGLPIPERVIFSAVAEAQKKAERNYTQVVQDPLSLLKEYGVTITESLTQAREKLVESGFLGVVDITDKVSSYKGKSYKVEIELVRRWLIQRYPLRREIFELEDLDPEAKAIYKKARERSDQGDVSHQVKPYEQVLKANPNHFSALFEIARIYLEGHVFDKAVECYQRAYLVDRVRNQDGLVESLLGYGKHLMEVGEVILGMRQFEQVLRIEPDNQDADQLYNKLNNPFFVGKPVPPDRFVGRRSEIQAAFDQIYQRSSLAIWGGPGMGKTSFLELLASPEVWQEYGQDPSQAVMVLLSCESIQPFTASRFWEKVLTELIDKLDSEPDLESDLETLLDHGKANARAMRQVLRKLGKRNKFLVLLVDDYDAALVESQHYTQADMETFLTECRTVAYHSKERKYLAMIVASLRRLNELGPPFNPNSSPWYNHYLFQSLKPLTETEVEQLMASIPITPALRDVIKDMAGGHPALLQIAGSLLFRGLRTGKLPDTETFTKEFESETRQIFQNIWQRCRDVEQGLLILMTWSKLKGGLEQKITIDLSDIDLSKIDVIFSQHQRELTNLVEQGVIIAQDQDDFGNGRYSFASLGMEQWVIQEIKTSDKALVQKWQSILLKLMNP; encoded by the coding sequence ATGACTACTACAACTGTTCGGGAAAGTCCTTTTATTATAAATCCTTATATTGTTGGTCGTCCGATCTCTGAACCGGAATTATTTTTCGGTAGAGGCGAAGAGTTTGGCTTCATTGAGGACAACCTCCGGCAGGGCGCAAAGGTAATTTTGTTCCAAGGTCAACGACGTATTGGGAAATCCTCTGTACTTATACAAATTCCCAATTTTGTTGGGCAAGATGACTTTGTATTTGTCCAGTTTGATCTACACGACCAAAGTCAGTTATCCCTTAGTCGTGTTCTCTACAGTTTAGGACAAGCTATTATTAATCAACTTCAGCTAGAGTCTGACCCTAGTAAGCTACCAACCGTTACGGAATTAGAAACCAATCCGACTCGTTTTGCGGATAGTTTTTTACCAAAAGTATATCAAGAATTAGGGGATAAGAAGCTGGTGTTGTTGCTAGATGAATTTGATGTGTTGAGTAGTGACTATCCTACTTCATCATCAAAGGAGTCATCAGCTGAAACGTTTTTCCCTTATCTACAATCTCTGATTAAACAGGATCAGCGATTATTTATTATTCCCTTTATAGGAAGGCAACTGGATGATATATCCAAGTTTATGGGATTCTTTAAAGAGGCTCCTAACAAACGTATTGAAGTGCTCAGTGAACGAAGTGCCAGAGAGTTAATCACTGAACCAGCTAAGGGATCTTTGCCCTATGAATCGGAGGCAATCGATGCCATCTTAGCATTAGCTTCAGGTCATCCCTATTTCACTCAGGTAATATGTCATGCACTGTTTGCTCAAGCTAGAACTGAACAAAAGTGGCAGGTAACTCGTGATGATGTCACCAGAATTGTTGATGATGCCATTGAAATTGGTGAGGCAGGATTAATCTGGTTTCGGAATGGATTACCGATTCCTGAACGAGTGATATTTTCGGCAGTAGCAGAGGCTCAAAAAAAAGCTGAAAGAAATTATACTCAGGTTGTGCAAGACCCGTTGAGTTTACTGAAAGAGTATGGCGTTACCATCACCGAGTCTTTGACTCAAGCTAGGGAAAAACTGGTTGAATCAGGTTTCTTGGGGGTTGTAGACATAACTGATAAAGTTTCATCCTACAAAGGAAAATCCTACAAGGTAGAAATAGAATTAGTCCGCCGCTGGTTAATCCAACGTTACCCATTGCGGCGAGAGATATTTGAATTAGAAGACCTCGATCCAGAGGCTAAGGCTATTTATAAAAAAGCAAGGGAACGGAGTGATCAGGGGGATGTATCCCATCAGGTAAAACCCTATGAACAGGTTTTGAAAGCCAATCCCAATCACTTTAGTGCTTTATTCGAGATAGCAAGGATATATTTGGAAGGTCACGTATTTGATAAAGCAGTGGAATGCTATCAGCGAGCATACCTAGTTGATCGAGTCCGGAATCAGGATGGATTAGTGGAATCACTTTTAGGTTATGGAAAACACCTCATGGAAGTAGGGGAAGTGATCCTAGGAATGCGGCAATTTGAGCAAGTGCTAAGGATAGAGCCAGATAATCAAGACGCTGATCAACTTTATAACAAATTAAACAATCCTTTCTTTGTGGGCAAACCAGTTCCCCCAGACCGTTTTGTGGGACGACGATCAGAAATTCAGGCTGCCTTTGATCAAATTTATCAGCGCAGTAGCTTAGCCATTTGGGGTGGTCCAGGCATGGGAAAAACCTCTTTCCTGGAACTCCTGGCTTCCCCAGAAGTTTGGCAAGAGTATGGACAAGACCCATCACAGGCTGTCATGGTGCTACTCAGTTGCGAAAGTATCCAACCGTTTACAGCTTCAAGGTTTTGGGAAAAAGTCCTAACTGAGCTGATCGATAAATTAGACAGTGAGCCAGACCTTGAGAGTGACCTTGAGACATTGCTCGACCACGGAAAAGCAAATGCCAGGGCTATGCGCCAAGTATTGCGCAAGCTTGGGAAACGAAACAAGTTCTTGGTGTTGCTAGTCGATGACTATGATGCGGCTTTGGTGGAAAGCCAGCACTATACTCAAGCTGACATGGAAACCTTTCTAACTGAGTGTCGTACCGTAGCTTATCACAGCAAGGAGAGAAAATATCTGGCAATGATTGTTGCTTCACTCCGCCGTCTCAATGAACTTGGTCCTCCTTTTAATCCCAATAGTTCTCCCTGGTACAACCATTATCTGTTTCAATCCCTGAAGCCATTAACGGAAACTGAAGTCGAGCAATTGATGGCAAGTATTCCCATCACCCCAGCATTACGGGATGTCATTAAAGACATGGCTGGTGGACATCCCGCGCTGCTACAAATTGCTGGTTCTTTGCTATTCAGAGGATTAAGAACTGGGAAGTTACCTGATACTGAAACCTTTACCAAGGAGTTTGAAAGTGAAACTAGACAGATTTTCCAAAATATTTGGCAACGGTGCAGGGACGTCGAGCAAGGGCTGTTGATACTGATGACTTGGTCGAAGTTAAAAGGTGGTCTGGAGCAGAAGATTACTATTGACTTAAGTGATATTGACTTAAGTAAAATTGACGTAATCTTTAGCCAACATCAACGAGAGTTAACTAACCTAGTAGAACAAGGCGTAATTATTGCTCAGGATCAGGATGACTTTGGTAACGGTAGATATTCCTTTGCTTCCTTAGGGATGGAGCAGTGGGTAATTCAGGAAATTAAGACTAGTGATAAAGCATTAGTACAAAAATGGCAGTCTATTTTGCTTAAGCTAATGAACCCTTGA
- a CDS encoding ABC transporter substrate-binding protein — protein MISGNPLVVLWHRFLGIFLALSFAIALPGCSISQFETTEAHVPHIVQSILSDINTFNYALNQSATNIFGLTFQGLVDTDGITGEIIPGLAESWQISEDKLKILFTLREGLKWSDGEPLTTDDVVFTYNDIYLNPEIPTDSRDILRVGKSRALPKVRKIDQRQVEFSVPEPFAPFLRSTGLPVLPAHVLQEFVKTKDSEGNPKFLTMWGVDTDPKDIIVNGPYKLKLYRTSQRVVYDRNPYYWKKDEQGNQQPYIERAIWEIVESTDSSFIQFRSGGLDALGVSPEYYSLLKQEEKKGNFTIHIAGPTLSSSFISFNLNTGSRDGEPLVDPIKSRWFNTLEFRQAVAYGIDRQTMLNNLYRGLGAPQYSNLPVQSPYYLSPEKGLPVYDYNPEKAKKLLFKAGFKYNDEGELLDSQGNRVRFTLMTNAGNKLREAMGAQIKQDLSKIGIQVDFTPIAFNTLVDKLGNSLDWECHLLGFSGGGFEPNNSSNVWSVDGGLHSFNQKTFPGQSPIQGRKIADWEQKISDLYIQGAQELDENNRKKIYQEAQRINLEHLPYIYLINPLSMTAVRNSIEGIQYSALGGAFWNIDELKISE, from the coding sequence GTTTTGCGATCGCACTGCCTGGCTGTAGCATCAGCCAATTTGAAACCACAGAAGCTCATGTTCCCCACATAGTCCAGAGTATTCTCAGTGACATAAATACCTTTAACTATGCCCTCAACCAAAGTGCTACCAATATTTTTGGTCTTACCTTTCAGGGTTTAGTAGACACTGATGGCATCACCGGGGAAATAATCCCGGGTTTAGCGGAATCCTGGCAGATTTCGGAGGATAAACTTAAAATCCTATTTACCTTGAGGGAGGGGCTAAAGTGGTCCGATGGTGAGCCCCTAACCACTGATGATGTCGTCTTTACCTATAATGACATCTACCTCAACCCAGAAATTCCCACTGATTCTAGAGATATCCTCCGGGTTGGCAAGAGTCGAGCCTTACCAAAGGTCAGGAAGATAGACCAGCGTCAGGTGGAATTTTCTGTGCCTGAACCCTTTGCGCCCTTTCTCCGCAGTACTGGCTTACCGGTCTTACCCGCTCATGTGCTGCAAGAATTCGTAAAAACCAAAGATTCAGAGGGGAATCCTAAGTTTTTGACCATGTGGGGGGTAGATACAGACCCCAAGGATATTATTGTCAACGGTCCTTACAAACTCAAACTCTACCGCACCAGTCAGCGGGTGGTTTATGACCGTAATCCCTACTACTGGAAAAAGGATGAACAGGGAAACCAGCAACCTTATATTGAGCGGGCGATCTGGGAAATTGTAGAATCAACCGATTCATCCTTCATTCAGTTTCGCTCCGGCGGATTAGATGCTCTGGGTGTATCCCCTGAATACTATTCCCTGCTCAAGCAAGAGGAAAAAAAGGGTAACTTTACCATCCACATCGCTGGTCCTACCCTCAGTTCCAGTTTTATCTCCTTCAATCTCAACACCGGTAGCCGGGATGGAGAGCCTTTAGTAGATCCAATTAAGTCCCGTTGGTTTAATACTCTCGAATTTAGACAAGCCGTTGCCTATGGCATAGACCGGCAAACCATGCTGAATAATTTGTATCGGGGGTTAGGTGCGCCGCAATATTCTAACTTACCCGTGCAAAGCCCCTATTATCTGTCACCAGAAAAAGGGTTACCAGTGTATGACTATAATCCCGAAAAAGCCAAGAAATTACTGTTCAAGGCGGGCTTTAAATACAATGACGAAGGGGAACTGCTCGATAGCCAAGGTAATCGAGTCCGTTTCACCTTAATGACTAATGCTGGTAATAAGCTGCGAGAAGCCATGGGAGCACAGATTAAGCAAGACCTCAGTAAAATTGGCATTCAAGTCGATTTTACTCCCATTGCCTTCAATACCCTAGTAGACAAACTCGGCAATAGCTTAGATTGGGAATGCCATCTGCTTGGTTTTAGTGGCGGTGGCTTTGAACCCAATAATAGTTCTAATGTCTGGTCTGTGGATGGGGGATTGCACAGCTTTAATCAAAAAACCTTCCCTGGTCAATCCCCCATTCAAGGTCGTAAAATAGCCGATTGGGAGCAAAAAATAAGTGACCTTTATATCCAAGGCGCTCAAGAATTAGATGAAAACAATCGCAAAAAGATTTATCAAGAAGCCCAACGGATTAATTTAGAACACTTGCCTTATATTTATCTGATTAACCCTCTCTCCATGACCGCAGTTCGTAATTCCATAGAAGGAATTCAATATTCCGCTCTAGGAGGCGCATTCTGGAATATTGATGAACTGAAAATTTCAGAATGA